From the genome of Candidatus Hadarchaeales archaeon, one region includes:
- a CDS encoding lamin tail domain-containing protein — protein MRKFPLLALVVFVFCHIIAFATSGETFIERDFSSPEIYLQGTEVVDGKVRLRIGPEQISDKLSLRLEKIGGDNWVSLENIESWADYDGKAMVGVKDEYGRSYIYVLWRKGSYSDAFRRYNVSANRWEVLSSPTESGLDVVKNGVCMAWDGGRYIYVMRGGAYSDFYRDFWRYDIKTNTWEILENTPWYQGAGNAMAWVRLDGKEYIYAIIGTTSSSAAAGRRGMVFARFNIAAWEMDPDNEPSKWEVIQWVGGYSRYGVSGTIPYGCDDGSSMVWTGDNYLYYLVGAYNETLSGLEESHFLRYHLKENRWEELAPIPYNGRPEDRSGVDDGGTIVWAGDYIYAVKGGDGAGHDYADNFYRYCISTNSWEKLANLPEGVGRRNGSRLAAIDGVVYFLRGHGSTGFWKYNPPLFSTAESFYSRVIDVGAETDWGKISWSYSKPDGIVESVFQTSDEPSALPDGSNRVGQIPIWYPADHPVISEFATRGPDNAYQEFIEIYNPTSSDVDLTGWKIQYRSVTGTSWYDRVVFPSGAKIPAYGFYLAVNGQGYPGGVIEGVQGDAQMTDTIADSGHLRLVDNFGNVLDAVSYGSGHNYTEEGPPAPNHGTTKNNKSVERRATPFSTIADMLVGGMHENLGNACDTNNNSFDFFVRPVRNPQNSLSAPEIPPTPMPLANYSQTFVLDGLFENISEKIVGQQSQVFLENQQTTIVLKGDNVSSPDLMNDEDGIYFEVFSVQSYITEENWENMAAWPGLLTNGAACYAENILSGRKYVYAHDTRHLYRYDIAADLWENIGPLPAQAFAGSGMVWTKDNYIYMTKGGYSLPNFWRYHIPENKWENLPNVPIDQRTGSCIAWDGGDKIYGIFQAVTDNALYVFSISDNSWTRLYTIVYGGTPRSPGSGSSLVAVGGYLYYAVGGMSQYWRYNIADNTWDRLAGAPGTWGAGGAQEVINENIIYAVGFGSPRVGFGRFIIPENRWVKMTDLPAAISNANDRLVFDGSFTYLVRAYGDNSFWRYPKLSYQYDISTESSLRLNLPPGYQVENLLIYLKFSSENGATYYLGIYNWITGTYSENSLRHIGDNTVENVLVVRVTGSEYVSSDNLIKIRIRSSEPIAHKLLADRLVAEIQVARNQYALRWGYVFSGLDNSYENAEIMILGFSDNDENIEISVWKNSTSNWVKLGVLPASPNFMSFKLSDLPDYLIGGENLFVKFEDSDSMDWTQTTIYIDYLAVRAVKSYGTSIVVEVRFGSDNDPTDEPFPPENWTDWIIFNVGDNLAFRSRYLQYRIQLFSTDFRFSPLVEVLEIEHLPLIYREGIFVSQPLLLGYVDSWGELKFDVDTPTDTSIEFFTRSSPDGFLWSEWEPLDSRNIRSPVYNCRYLQVKAILYGFGSLTPVLKEYSIEYVPDKTPPIVTVSEPRDGFVTTQDKIIVRGTVSDANPVRLEINGMPVIFEPGAFEKEVRLSPGQNVIRIVASDVAGNKREILIRGTMEMGQPIRPAVPPSTYFVAAMIVGGVIAGISLIYIFAPAFVKVVRKGNLVFLSLALVFPILFSGSAAALSTWEGSWVSDYNDFRFGEFENVASFTSGVLALQPEEYWGNDFAASYYYTEWTNLDSFEKKVSIRFVAQASKTLTGFMIYLYQTGTDLTWRFRLELDDGTGKPSGILAWSNAWQTLKVTSSKWWTVDLLSPGMLRKGETYHIVISWENFGVAPSSQDFINIRSLWPFNQTWINGLVTNNNRGVLIFDGSSWKDLGREPVYILNFSDKTYEGNPYYTLRTDAYEIGVFGDNAKGERFQTDLLRRVCGIEVYARKSGTPHDNLYLVLQRGASTLASVSVGDSTTIENRWGWVGALFDAPLSLSPAQYVVGLKSPGSTSGNRYDVCLLGTYSSSPHPDLTFSGTTACFVYSTNGGITWSTKSKMQDDIPFRFIESFKKSGIFTSRIFDAGDIMKWERLNWDGRILDGTSLVFQTRTSTDNVRWSPWEDVGPDSSITSPPGRYIQYRVMFTTQSEYVTPRLNRVLIYFSDASPPKIVSATPRSGQTVFSTTPTIEIVLDDISGIDQDSIVLKVDGQKVDFSYDPATKTVWFLPDKGLSTGEHEIFISLQDGAGNLLEERWTFLVSVEEGLRVEWILAALVVAILIIVFVIKTKR, from the coding sequence ATGAGGAAATTTCCGCTACTGGCGCTGGTGGTATTTGTTTTCTGCCACATCATAGCATTTGCTACATCGGGAGAAACCTTCATTGAGCGTGATTTTTCATCTCCGGAAATTTATCTCCAGGGAACTGAAGTTGTTGATGGAAAAGTCAGGCTCAGAATAGGACCGGAACAGATTTCTGACAAGCTGAGCCTGCGCCTGGAGAAAATTGGCGGGGACAACTGGGTCTCTCTTGAAAATATCGAAAGCTGGGCGGATTACGATGGAAAGGCGATGGTGGGCGTTAAGGACGAGTATGGAAGAAGCTACATTTATGTTCTCTGGCGGAAAGGAAGCTATTCGGACGCATTTAGAAGGTACAACGTGTCAGCAAACAGATGGGAGGTTCTGTCGAGTCCAACCGAAAGCGGGCTAGATGTAGTGAAGAATGGCGTTTGTATGGCTTGGGACGGCGGACGTTATATATATGTCATGCGTGGTGGCGCATATTCCGATTTCTACAGGGATTTCTGGAGGTATGACATAAAGACGAACACCTGGGAAATCTTGGAGAATACTCCATGGTATCAGGGTGCAGGAAATGCGATGGCATGGGTGCGACTTGATGGAAAGGAGTACATATATGCGATAATAGGAACTACTAGCTCATCTGCTGCGGCGGGCAGGCGAGGAATGGTTTTTGCCAGATTTAACATCGCTGCATGGGAGATGGACCCGGACAACGAACCTTCGAAGTGGGAGGTCATCCAGTGGGTTGGTGGATATAGCCGGTATGGGGTAAGTGGAACCATTCCATACGGATGTGATGACGGTTCGAGCATGGTTTGGACGGGAGATAATTATCTATACTACTTGGTCGGAGCATATAATGAAACATTGAGCGGACTAGAGGAGAGCCATTTTCTGCGATATCATCTCAAAGAGAACCGATGGGAGGAACTAGCGCCTATACCTTACAACGGAAGACCGGAGGACAGATCGGGTGTCGATGATGGAGGCACTATCGTCTGGGCAGGAGATTACATTTACGCCGTGAAGGGAGGAGATGGAGCAGGACATGATTACGCGGACAATTTCTATCGCTACTGTATCAGCACGAACAGTTGGGAAAAGTTGGCAAATCTTCCAGAGGGTGTTGGAAGAAGAAACGGCAGTCGGTTAGCGGCGATAGATGGTGTCGTTTATTTCCTGCGTGGCCACGGTTCAACAGGCTTTTGGAAGTACAATCCTCCGCTATTTTCTACAGCTGAGTCATTTTATTCGCGAGTTATCGATGTCGGCGCGGAGACGGATTGGGGAAAGATATCCTGGTCTTACTCCAAGCCAGATGGGATAGTAGAAAGCGTGTTTCAAACTTCAGATGAGCCAAGCGCATTACCAGATGGTTCTAATAGGGTTGGTCAGATTCCGATTTGGTATCCCGCAGATCATCCAGTTATAAGCGAGTTTGCAACGAGAGGGCCCGACAACGCATATCAAGAGTTTATCGAGATATACAATCCCACATCCTCAGATGTTGATCTCACAGGATGGAAGATTCAGTACCGGTCAGTGACCGGCACGAGTTGGTACGACAGGGTTGTATTTCCAAGCGGAGCGAAGATCCCTGCGTACGGTTTCTATCTTGCTGTAAATGGACAGGGGTATCCAGGAGGAGTGATCGAAGGTGTGCAGGGAGATGCTCAGATGACGGATACAATTGCGGACAGCGGACATTTGAGACTCGTAGATAATTTTGGCAATGTGTTGGATGCTGTCAGTTATGGAAGCGGTCATAATTATACTGAAGAAGGACCACCGGCCCCAAACCATGGAACTACAAAAAATAACAAGAGTGTAGAGCGGAGAGCCACACCATTTTCCACAATTGCTGACATGTTGGTCGGAGGCATGCATGAGAATTTAGGAAATGCTTGCGACACAAACAACAATTCTTTTGATTTCTTTGTAAGACCGGTGAGAAATCCTCAAAATTCTTTGAGCGCGCCCGAAATTCCACCAACTCCCATGCCACTTGCCAACTATTCGCAAACGTTCGTTTTAGATGGATTATTTGAAAACATTTCAGAGAAAATTGTAGGACAACAGTCACAAGTTTTCCTAGAGAATCAGCAAACCACAATAGTTTTGAAAGGCGATAATGTAAGTTCTCCGGATTTGATGAATGATGAAGATGGAATATATTTTGAGGTATTTTCTGTTCAGTCGTACATAACAGAGGAAAACTGGGAAAATATGGCGGCCTGGCCTGGACTTTTGACAAATGGAGCCGCTTGCTACGCTGAAAACATATTGTCGGGCAGAAAGTATGTTTATGCCCACGATACTAGACATCTCTACCGTTACGACATTGCGGCGGACTTGTGGGAGAATATCGGACCCTTGCCGGCTCAGGCATTCGCCGGTAGCGGAATGGTGTGGACTAAAGATAATTACATTTACATGACCAAAGGAGGATACAGTCTTCCCAATTTTTGGAGATATCACATCCCAGAAAACAAATGGGAAAACCTACCAAATGTTCCGATTGATCAGAGGACTGGAAGTTGCATCGCATGGGATGGAGGAGATAAAATATATGGAATCTTCCAAGCTGTAACCGATAACGCACTCTATGTCTTCTCGATAAGTGATAATTCATGGACAAGATTGTACACGATAGTTTATGGTGGGACCCCGAGGAGTCCGGGAAGCGGTTCATCGCTCGTTGCGGTGGGCGGATATCTCTACTACGCAGTCGGCGGAATGAGCCAATACTGGAGATATAACATTGCTGATAACACTTGGGATAGACTTGCGGGCGCTCCTGGAACATGGGGGGCTGGAGGAGCACAAGAAGTGATAAATGAGAATATCATTTATGCGGTTGGATTCGGTAGTCCGAGAGTTGGATTCGGCAGATTCATAATACCAGAAAATCGATGGGTGAAAATGACGGACTTACCAGCGGCGATCAGCAATGCAAACGACAGACTTGTTTTCGATGGATCATTCACGTATCTGGTGAGGGCTTACGGAGACAACAGCTTCTGGAGATATCCCAAGCTTTCCTATCAATACGATATATCTACTGAGTCTTCTCTCCGATTGAACTTACCACCTGGTTACCAAGTTGAAAACTTGTTAATTTATCTGAAATTTTCTTCGGAAAATGGGGCGACGTACTATCTTGGAATTTACAACTGGATAACGGGAACGTATAGTGAGAACTCCCTTAGGCATATCGGCGACAACACGGTTGAAAATGTTCTGGTTGTGAGAGTTACCGGGAGTGAATATGTCTCAAGCGATAACTTGATAAAAATCAGAATAAGATCTTCAGAGCCGATTGCTCATAAATTGCTAGCAGATAGGCTCGTAGCAGAGATTCAAGTCGCGAGGAATCAGTATGCGTTAAGGTGGGGTTATGTTTTCTCAGGTTTGGATAATTCATACGAAAATGCGGAAATAATGATCCTTGGCTTCTCCGACAACGATGAAAACATAGAGATAAGTGTTTGGAAAAATTCAACTTCTAACTGGGTAAAGCTTGGTGTCCTGCCCGCTTCGCCGAACTTCATGTCTTTCAAACTTTCTGACTTGCCAGATTACTTGATTGGGGGAGAAAATCTCTTCGTGAAATTCGAAGATTCAGACAGTATGGATTGGACACAGACGACTATTTACATCGATTACTTAGCAGTTAGAGCTGTGAAATCTTACGGAACATCAATAGTTGTGGAAGTTCGTTTTGGATCAGACAACGATCCAACCGATGAGCCATTTCCTCCGGAAAATTGGACTGACTGGATTATTTTCAACGTTGGTGACAATCTTGCCTTTAGATCCAGATATCTCCAGTATCGCATTCAACTCTTCTCAACCGATTTCAGATTTTCACCGCTAGTTGAAGTGCTAGAGATAGAACATCTTCCGCTCATCTATCGGGAGGGCATTTTCGTAAGCCAACCACTCCTATTGGGCTACGTGGACAGTTGGGGGGAGTTAAAGTTTGATGTGGACACACCGACAGATACATCGATAGAGTTCTTCACCAGGTCCTCACCAGATGGCTTTTTGTGGTCTGAGTGGGAGCCGCTCGATTCAAGAAACATTCGGAGCCCAGTCTACAACTGCAGATATCTGCAGGTCAAAGCTATTTTATATGGGTTTGGCTCATTGACCCCCGTTTTGAAGGAGTACTCGATAGAGTACGTTCCAGATAAAACACCACCAATCGTTACCGTTTCTGAACCTAGAGACGGATTTGTGACAACACAAGATAAGATAATAGTGCGGGGCACGGTAAGCGACGCAAATCCGGTTAGGCTTGAAATAAACGGCATGCCGGTTATCTTCGAACCGGGAGCGTTTGAGAAAGAGGTCAGATTGAGTCCGGGACAGAATGTGATAAGGATAGTTGCCTCTGATGTTGCCGGTAACAAGAGGGAGATTCTCATCCGTGGAACAATGGAGATGGGTCAGCCAATTCGACCGGCGGTACCTCCCTCAACATACTTTGTCGCCGCAATGATTGTGGGAGGGGTTATCGCAGGTATTTCGCTAATATACATTTTTGCTCCAGCTTTTGTGAAGGTAGTAAGGAAGGGGAATTTGGTTTTTTTGAGTCTCGCCTTAGTCTTTCCAATTTTGTTTAGTGGCTCCGCTGCTGCTCTTTCCACTTGGGAAGGATCCTGGGTAAGTGATTATAACGATTTTAGGTTTGGAGAATTTGAAAATGTGGCTTCGTTTACTTCAGGTGTTTTAGCCTTACAACCGGAAGAATATTGGGGAAATGATTTTGCTGCTTCATACTATTATACCGAATGGACGAACTTGGATTCGTTTGAGAAGAAGGTCTCAATAAGGTTTGTTGCACAGGCTTCAAAGACCCTTACCGGATTTATGATTTATCTTTATCAGACCGGAACGGATCTCACTTGGAGATTTAGGCTAGAGTTGGACGATGGCACCGGAAAGCCCAGTGGGATTCTCGCTTGGTCAAATGCTTGGCAGACTCTGAAGGTCACAAGTAGCAAATGGTGGACCGTAGATCTCCTTTCGCCAGGCATGTTGCGAAAGGGTGAGACATATCATATAGTGATTTCTTGGGAAAACTTCGGTGTAGCGCCTTCTTCACAAGATTTCATAAATATTAGGAGCCTTTGGCCGTTTAATCAAACGTGGATAAACGGTCTCGTAACGAACAATAACAGAGGAGTTTTGATCTTTGACGGTTCATCTTGGAAGGATCTAGGCCGAGAACCAGTTTATATCCTGAACTTTTCAGATAAAACTTACGAGGGGAATCCTTATTACACGCTTAGGACGGATGCTTATGAAATCGGCGTTTTCGGGGACAACGCCAAAGGAGAGAGATTTCAAACGGATTTATTGAGAAGGGTTTGTGGTATCGAGGTTTACGCTAGAAAGAGCGGCACACCCCACGACAACCTTTATCTGGTTCTGCAGAGAGGAGCATCGACATTAGCAAGCGTCTCAGTTGGAGACTCGACCACTATTGAAAATAGGTGGGGATGGGTTGGAGCACTCTTCGATGCACCTTTGAGTCTATCTCCGGCACAGTACGTGGTGGGCTTGAAATCTCCAGGTTCAACGAGCGGAAACAGGTATGATGTTTGTCTACTTGGAACATATTCGTCCTCTCCACATCCTGATCTTACCTTTTCAGGGACCACAGCCTGTTTTGTCTACTCTACGAACGGTGGGATTACATGGTCGACCAAATCCAAGATGCAGGATGATATACCGTTTAGATTCATAGAATCATTCAAAAAATCGGGCATTTTCACTTCAAGAATTTTTGACGCTGGAGATATTATGAAGTGGGAGCGATTAAACTGGGATGGAAGAATCTTGGATGGGACTAGTTTGGTTTTCCAGACTAGAACCTCTACAGATAACGTTAGGTGGTCGCCTTGGGAGGATGTTGGTCCCGATAGTTCAATAACTTCCCCGCCAGGTAGATATATCCAGTATAGAGTAATGTTTACAACGCAAAGCGAGTATGTTACACCAAGATTGAATAGGGTTTTGATATATTTTTCAGATGCCTCTCCGCCGAAGATTGTTTCTGCCACACCAAGGAGCGGTCAAACAGTTTTCTCTACTACACCTACTATCGAAATTGTACTTGATGACATCTCCGGAATTGATCAAGATTCAATAGTTCTGAAGGTCGATGGTCAGAAAGTGGATTTCTCTTATGATCCGGCAACGAAAACAGTCTGGTTTTTGCCGGACAAGGGGCTGTCAACGGGCGAACATGAAATATTCATTTCTTTGCAGGACGGAGCTGGTAATCTGCTGGAGGAAAGATGGACGTTTTTGGTCAGCGTTGAAGAAGGTCTTCGAGTGGAGTGGATACTCGCAGCTTTAGTCGTTGCAATCTTAATTATCGTGTTTGTAATCAAGACCAAAAGGTAA
- a CDS encoding SLC13 family permease produces the protein MEIAKISAFIIFILCYAFAITRKWKIAYIGITSGIAISLILLFSNLASPKEIVDAIKWDVLGIYWGFMMLSMIFADSGIPKYLAFHLLRKTDSEGSALIILCAITAFLSAFLENVGVVLLMAPILIEIARKTGTPLFYYLVPVAISSNMSTTVTMVADPPSIILAAETGMKFWDFYLFQGKISIGVISVAGVLAGLLALYFVIGKRLRKKTHLEEEEIQINPLPAFILAFGVVLLIIGQKIGIPSGVAGLAVGLISLAVAHKKSVTMMKEFDWNSFFFVVGVFLVINGVDKIGLLKDFAGGISRVSAGSPTLLLAMITWMSVAISSFMDNVPYTVLMIPVCKHLAEVTGVSPFPFLFGMLIGTGVGGNISPVGATANVFAVGILEKHGHRIKLREYLKISVPTTIASVLVGHLLLHLIWM, from the coding sequence ATGGAAATAGCCAAGATTTCGGCATTCATCATTTTCATTCTGTGTTACGCGTTCGCCATCACAAGAAAATGGAAAATTGCTTACATTGGGATAACATCCGGCATAGCGATATCTCTCATCTTGCTCTTTTCAAACCTCGCTTCACCAAAAGAAATCGTAGACGCGATCAAATGGGACGTATTGGGGATTTATTGGGGTTTCATGATGCTGTCCATGATTTTTGCAGACAGCGGGATCCCAAAATATCTCGCCTTCCATCTCCTCAGAAAAACCGACAGTGAGGGGTCTGCCCTCATAATTCTATGCGCAATAACCGCTTTCCTTTCCGCCTTTCTCGAAAATGTTGGAGTTGTTCTCCTCATGGCACCAATCCTCATAGAAATTGCGAGAAAGACTGGAACACCTCTTTTTTATTACTTAGTGCCGGTTGCAATATCTTCAAACATGTCAACCACGGTAACAATGGTCGCAGATCCTCCTTCCATCATCCTCGCTGCAGAAACTGGAATGAAGTTTTGGGATTTTTATCTCTTCCAAGGAAAGATCAGCATCGGGGTTATCTCAGTCGCCGGGGTGCTTGCTGGCTTACTCGCTCTCTATTTTGTTATCGGAAAAAGACTCAGGAAAAAAACTCATCTTGAAGAAGAAGAAATCCAGATAAATCCCCTACCCGCGTTCATTCTAGCATTCGGAGTCGTTCTTCTCATAATCGGTCAGAAAATAGGAATACCATCCGGAGTTGCTGGACTTGCTGTTGGTTTGATTTCCTTGGCCGTTGCACACAAAAAATCTGTCACCATGATGAAGGAATTCGATTGGAATTCATTTTTCTTTGTTGTTGGTGTATTCCTGGTGATAAATGGTGTTGACAAGATAGGACTCCTCAAAGATTTCGCGGGCGGAATAAGCAGAGTGAGCGCGGGAAGTCCCACACTTTTGCTAGCGATGATCACTTGGATGTCTGTCGCAATATCCTCGTTCATGGACAATGTGCCCTACACGGTCTTGATGATACCGGTCTGTAAACACTTGGCAGAAGTAACAGGCGTTTCCCCATTTCCGTTCCTCTTTGGAATGTTGATTGGAACCGGCGTTGGCGGAAACATAAGCCCGGTCGGTGCCACGGCAAACGTCTTTGCGGTCGGAATTCTTGAAAAGCATGGACACAGGATAAAATTGAGAGAGTATCTTAAGATAAGCGTTCCAACGACGATCGCATCCGTGCTCGTCGGTCACCTGCTTCTCCACTTGATCTGGATGTGA
- a CDS encoding 30S ribosomal protein S8 codes for MLLDPLSNALSKIMNAERARKKEVVITPVSKLIIQSLEIMKREGYIKDFEILKEDKPKARVLLSGKINACGPIKPRYSVKNKELESWEKRFLPAAEMGILIMTTSKGLMTHKEAKDLGLGGKLLAYVY; via the coding sequence ATGCTTTTAGATCCTCTGTCCAATGCTCTGTCGAAAATTATGAATGCGGAGCGAGCTAGGAAGAAGGAAGTCGTGATCACTCCAGTGTCGAAGCTGATAATCCAAAGTCTTGAGATAATGAAAAGAGAAGGATACATTAAAGATTTCGAAATCCTAAAAGAAGATAAGCCAAAAGCCAGAGTTTTACTGTCTGGGAAAATAAACGCCTGTGGACCAATAAAACCAAGATATTCGGTTAAAAATAAGGAACTTGAAAGTTGGGAAAAGAGATTTCTACCGGCTGCGGAGATGGGTATATTGATAATGACAACATCTAAAGGATTGATGACGCATAAAGAGGCTAAAGATCTGGGCCTAGGCGGGAAGCTCCTAGCCTACGTTTACTGA
- a CDS encoding 30S ribosomal protein S14 encodes MEKKERKFGKGARRCKVCGRYRKVYQCHGLLLCRKCFRELAPKMGFRKYS; translated from the coding sequence GTGGAGAAAAAGGAGCGAAAATTCGGAAAAGGAGCAAGGCGGTGTAAAGTTTGCGGTAGATATAGGAAAGTTTACCAGTGTCATGGGTTACTTCTTTGTAGAAAGTGTTTCCGGGAGCTGGCCCCAAAAATGGGTTTCAGAAAATATAGCTGA
- a CDS encoding 50S ribosomal protein L5 — MNSMREVRIEKVVLNIGVGEGGDRLANAERILKEITGRNPIRTLAKKTVREWNIKRGAPIGCKVTLRGKIAEEVLDRLLYAVDRRIKASSFDDKGNFSFGIKEHIDIPGCKYNPEVGIFGLDVCVSLCRPGYRIRDRKRLARAIPKSHRVTKEEAIEFISKKFNVKVVD; from the coding sequence ATGAATTCTATGAGAGAAGTCAGAATAGAGAAGGTTGTTCTCAATATCGGAGTTGGTGAGGGGGGTGATAGACTGGCAAACGCTGAGAGAATTCTAAAGGAAATAACGGGAAGAAATCCCATCAGAACTCTGGCTAAAAAGACTGTGAGGGAGTGGAATATCAAGAGAGGAGCTCCCATCGGATGTAAGGTGACGCTCAGAGGAAAGATTGCGGAAGAAGTTCTCGACAGGCTTCTCTATGCTGTGGACAGAAGGATAAAAGCATCCTCATTTGATGATAAGGGAAACTTTTCTTTTGGAATAAAAGAACATATTGACATACCTGGATGTAAATATAATCCGGAAGTTGGTATCTTTGGGTTAGACGTTTGTGTGAGTCTTTGCAGACCAGGATATCGGATAAGAGATCGTAAGAGACTAGCCAGAGCGATTCCAAAGAGCCACAGAGTAACGAAGGAAGAGGCGATAGAATTCATAAGCAAGAAATTTAATGTAAAGGTGGTGGATTAA
- a CDS encoding 30S ribosomal protein S4e, producing the protein MAKMGGRKQIKRYSMPPVMRLPVKSSKWLTKPIPGPHPVDKSIPLRIIVRDYLKLAGTAKEADRIIFSGKVIVDGVVRRDPRFPVGFMDILEIPDINKTYRVFIDELGRLKLLETNKEEAGKKLCKVVKKQCVRGGKIQLTMHDGRNIVGDLKDIGIGDVIELSVPDGELLKHIPLSENKLAVVTDGQHTGKIGRIEEIKKETKTVRLSTNGEKIETSVNYVFVLGDEKPLVDVGVAA; encoded by the coding sequence ATGGCAAAGATGGGTGGAAGAAAACAGATCAAACGCTATTCAATGCCACCGGTAATGAGGTTGCCCGTTAAATCAAGCAAATGGTTGACGAAACCGATACCCGGTCCACATCCTGTGGATAAGTCTATTCCTCTTCGAATAATAGTTCGAGATTACCTGAAATTAGCGGGAACAGCGAAAGAAGCCGACAGAATCATATTCTCTGGCAAAGTGATTGTGGATGGTGTGGTAAGAAGAGATCCAAGATTTCCGGTTGGATTTATGGATATTTTGGAGATTCCTGACATAAACAAAACATATCGTGTTTTTATCGATGAACTTGGAAGGCTGAAGCTATTGGAAACCAACAAAGAAGAAGCCGGTAAGAAGCTTTGCAAAGTTGTAAAAAAACAGTGCGTTCGTGGAGGAAAAATTCAACTCACTATGCATGATGGAAGAAATATTGTTGGAGATTTGAAAGATATTGGGATCGGGGATGTCATTGAGCTTTCGGTTCCGGATGGAGAGCTCCTAAAGCACATTCCACTCTCTGAAAACAAACTTGCGGTTGTGACGGATGGACAACATACGGGTAAAATCGGAAGAATAGAGGAGATAAAAAAAGAAACCAAAACTGTTAGACTTTCGACTAACGGAGAAAAAATAGAAACATCCGTAAACTATGTGTTTGTGCTCGGTGATGAGAAACCCCTTGTAGACGTGGGTGTTGCAGCATGA
- the rplX gene encoding 50S ribosomal protein L24, with translation MVSKKPRKQRKRIHSAPVHARKKFVSAHLARELAEKFGKRSLPVRKGDKVRILRGDFKNHEGNVTRVDRKKGRIYVEGVTVTKADGTAVPRPVHPSNVMIIELAQDKWREKILKR, from the coding sequence ATGGTTAGCAAGAAGCCGAGAAAACAAAGAAAGAGAATCCATTCTGCGCCGGTTCACGCGAGAAAAAAATTTGTAAGCGCACATTTGGCTAGAGAACTTGCTGAAAAGTTTGGAAAGAGGAGTCTTCCCGTAAGAAAGGGTGACAAAGTTAGAATTCTGCGTGGAGATTTCAAAAATCATGAGGGTAATGTCACAAGGGTAGATCGGAAAAAAGGTAGAATATACGTAGAGGGGGTAACCGTCACAAAAGCTGACGGGACTGCGGTTCCTAGACCCGTGCATCCTTCCAACGTGATGATTATAGAGCTTGCGCAGGATAAATGGAGGGAGAAAATCCTGAAGAGGTGA
- a CDS encoding 50S ribosomal protein L14, giving the protein MGKKGAGEAFGVSPVKPTKVLPVGARLVCADNTGAKELQIISVIGYHGTRKRMPKAGVGDSVIVSIKKGTPELKKQLAQAVIIRQRKEYRRTDGIRIKFEDNAAVIINPDGSPKGSEIKGPMAKEAAERWPKVAGIASMVM; this is encoded by the coding sequence ATGGGAAAGAAAGGGGCTGGTGAAGCGTTTGGAGTGTCTCCAGTGAAACCAACGAAGGTATTGCCCGTAGGAGCGAGATTGGTGTGCGCAGATAACACCGGAGCTAAGGAACTTCAGATAATCAGCGTGATCGGTTATCATGGGACTAGGAAGAGAATGCCAAAAGCTGGAGTTGGCGACTCTGTTATTGTGTCAATAAAGAAGGGAACTCCGGAACTCAAAAAGCAGCTTGCTCAGGCAGTTATAATACGACAGAGGAAAGAGTATCGCCGAACCGATGGAATTAGAATAAAATTTGAAGATAATGCTGCAGTCATAATAAATCCCGACGGATCGCCTAAAGGTTCTGAGATAAAAGGACCGATGGCCAAAGAAGCAGCCGAAAGATGGCCCAAGGTTGCTGGGATTGCCTCAATGGTGATGTGA
- a CDS encoding 30S ribosomal protein S17: MAEQKCNDPKCPLHGQLSVRGRVLEGIVVSDRMMKTVTVQIERLHYVPKYERYERRTSKIHAHNPPCINAKIGDRVRIMECRRLSKTKSFVVVEKLGGGG; this comes from the coding sequence ATGGCTGAACAAAAATGCAACGATCCAAAGTGTCCGCTGCATGGGCAACTTTCAGTGAGGGGCAGGGTACTTGAGGGCATCGTCGTTAGCGACAGAATGATGAAAACCGTCACTGTGCAAATCGAAAGATTACATTATGTTCCAAAATATGAGCGATATGAGAGGAGGACATCAAAAATACATGCGCACAACCCGCCGTGTATAAATGCGAAAATTGGCGATAGAGTTAGAATAATGGAATGCAGACGGCTGAGTAAAACTAAGTCTTTCGTCGTCGTTGAGAAGCTGGGAGGTGGCGGATAA
- a CDS encoding ribonuclease P protein subunit — MKISEKDIAKHELIGLKVKILTSSCRSLIGLEGKIIDESKKMIVLETKNGPKKIPKETSVFFLTLPDGKEIKLEGRRIVGRPEDRIKKAR, encoded by the coding sequence ATGAAGATATCCGAAAAAGATATTGCAAAACACGAACTCATTGGTCTAAAGGTAAAAATTCTGACGAGCTCATGTCGGTCGCTGATTGGATTGGAAGGCAAGATTATCGATGAAAGCAAAAAAATGATTGTTTTAGAGACGAAGAACGGGCCTAAAAAAATACCAAAGGAGACATCCGTTTTCTTTTTAACCCTTCCCGACGGAAAGGAAATTAAATTAGAAGGAAGGAGAATCGTAGGAAGACCAGAAGATAGAATAAAGAAGGCGAGATAA